The following proteins are co-located in the Marinomonas profundi genome:
- a CDS encoding Gfo/Idh/MocA family protein, which produces MIRIGIIGTGGMARSHAEAFANIANCELVAACDLNAARVESFAKAHNIPHAFESIEDLITSGYVDAVSIVTPDPFHKKLALQALEAGLHVLCEKPLALNALDAKEMADAALKAKRINMVNLSYRNAHSLQKARELIAAGRIGNIRHIEASYLQSWLVSPKWGDWKTEDTWLWRLSSAHGSKGVLGDVGVHILDFVRFPVGEFASVNCTLATFDKADNNQIGDYHLDANDSALITARMQNGAMASIHASRWATGNLNDLRLVVHGDKGAVKVSLKLDQEWNQLEVCLDDDVIDGVWKTVKCESTPNIYQRFVSSILSGKQEQPDFNAGLQVQRVLDACEQSDQLGQAVQL; this is translated from the coding sequence ATGATTCGCATTGGCATTATTGGAACGGGCGGAATGGCCCGATCTCATGCAGAGGCGTTTGCTAACATTGCTAATTGTGAGCTTGTTGCGGCATGCGATCTTAACGCGGCGCGTGTTGAGAGTTTTGCTAAGGCGCATAATATCCCCCACGCTTTTGAATCCATAGAGGACTTAATCACCAGTGGATATGTGGATGCGGTATCCATTGTGACACCGGATCCTTTTCACAAAAAACTAGCGCTTCAAGCGCTTGAAGCGGGTTTGCATGTGTTATGTGAAAAGCCTTTAGCACTCAATGCATTGGACGCCAAAGAGATGGCAGATGCCGCGTTAAAAGCAAAACGCATTAACATGGTTAATTTGAGCTACCGCAATGCGCATTCATTGCAAAAAGCTCGAGAGCTGATTGCTGCTGGTCGAATCGGCAATATTCGTCATATAGAAGCCAGCTATTTGCAGAGTTGGTTAGTATCGCCTAAATGGGGGGATTGGAAGACTGAAGATACTTGGTTGTGGCGGCTTTCCAGTGCACACGGCAGTAAAGGCGTCTTGGGCGACGTGGGGGTTCATATCCTCGACTTTGTGCGCTTTCCGGTTGGCGAGTTTGCGAGTGTAAACTGTACCCTAGCGACCTTTGATAAGGCGGATAATAACCAAATTGGTGACTATCATCTTGATGCAAACGACAGCGCCTTAATTACCGCTCGAATGCAAAATGGTGCTATGGCGTCTATTCATGCTTCTCGTTGGGCCACGGGAAATCTCAATGATTTGCGTTTGGTTGTGCATGGCGATAAAGGCGCAGTGAAAGTGTCATTAAAGCTGGATCAGGAATGGAATCAACTGGAAGTATGCTTGGATGACGATGTGATTGACGGCGTCTGGAAAACCGTAAAGTGCGAAAGCACGCCCAATATCTATCAACGCTTTGTCAGTAGTATCTTGTCGGGTAAACAAGAGCAACCCGATTTTAATGCCGGGCTGCAGGTGCAGCGGGTGCTGGATGCCTGTGAGCAATCTGACCAGCTAGGTCAGGCGGTACAACTTTAG